Proteins encoded within one genomic window of Oscarella lobularis chromosome 6, ooOscLobu1.1, whole genome shotgun sequence:
- the LOC136187947 gene encoding N-terminal kinase-like protein isoform X2, with amino-acid sequence MGQGQGKDLSYEIEDKYECLIGKTVWSVHKGKRKSDNLAVTLFVFEGSEGREQEMKAAKRAYVRLKTFRHPNVIKFIDGMETETTLTVATEPVTPLEEFLRQKDGKNELEISWGLHQISKGLTFLSEDCSLVHGNICLSSVFVDQRRPQTRRGVWPDFYLLNPGLKPGVRRNRRH; translated from the exons ATGGGCCAGGGTCAAGGAAAAGACCTTTCCTACGAAATAGAAGACAAATACGAATGCCTAATCGGCAAAACGGTTTGGTCAGTTcacaaaggaaaacgaaag TCCGATAATTTGGCCGTGACGCTCTTCGTGTTCGAAGGCAGTGAAGGAAGAGAGCAAGAG ATGAAAGCAGCGAAAAGAGCGTACGTTCGACTAAAAACGTTTCGTCATCCAAACGTCATCAAATTTATCGATGGAATGgag ACGGAAACGACTCTAACAGTGGCCACGGAACCGGTCACTCCTTTGGAAgagtttcttcgtcaaaaagacggaaaaaatgaattggAAATTAGTTGGGGATTGCATCAAATTTCG AAAGGATTGACGTTTTTGAGTGAGGATTGTAGTCTTGTACACGGAAATATTTGCCTTTCTTCCGTCTTTGTTGATCAACGAAGACCCCAAACGAGGCGAGGCGTGTGGCCCGATTTTTATCTTCTCAACCCGGGCCTCAAACCGGGCGTaagaagaaatcgccgcCACTAG
- the LOC136187947 gene encoding N-terminal kinase-like protein isoform X1, whose translation MGQGQGKDLSYEIEDKYECLIGKTVWSVHKGKRKSDNLAVTLFVFEGSEGREQEQMKAAKRAYVRLKTFRHPNVIKFIDGMETETTLTVATEPVTPLEEFLRQKDGKNELEISWGLHQISKGLTFLSEDCSLVHGNICLSSVFVDQRRPQTRRGVWPDFYLLNPGLKPGVRRNRRH comes from the exons ATGGGCCAGGGTCAAGGAAAAGACCTTTCCTACGAAATAGAAGACAAATACGAATGCCTAATCGGCAAAACGGTTTGGTCAGTTcacaaaggaaaacgaaag TCCGATAATTTGGCCGTGACGCTCTTCGTGTTCGAAGGCAGTGAAGGAAGAGAGCAAGAG CAGATGAAAGCAGCGAAAAGAGCGTACGTTCGACTAAAAACGTTTCGTCATCCAAACGTCATCAAATTTATCGATGGAATGgag ACGGAAACGACTCTAACAGTGGCCACGGAACCGGTCACTCCTTTGGAAgagtttcttcgtcaaaaagacggaaaaaatgaattggAAATTAGTTGGGGATTGCATCAAATTTCG AAAGGATTGACGTTTTTGAGTGAGGATTGTAGTCTTGTACACGGAAATATTTGCCTTTCTTCCGTCTTTGTTGATCAACGAAGACCCCAAACGAGGCGAGGCGTGTGGCCCGATTTTTATCTTCTCAACCCGGGCCTCAAACCGGGCGTaagaagaaatcgccgcCACTAG